One region of Tachysurus vachellii isolate PV-2020 chromosome 11, HZAU_Pvac_v1, whole genome shotgun sequence genomic DNA includes:
- the ndufa7 gene encoding NADH dehydrogenase [ubiquinone] 1 alpha subcomplex subunit 7 encodes MATATTFIQRLRNFLAGRNLQSKLQLRYEEVTKRTQPPPKLPVGPSHKFANNYYLTRDGRRESVPATVIMSSRKALAAGSEAPAKTKRPVLPGPEPKELPLSTDQPYL; translated from the exons ATGGCGACTGCGACAACGTTTATTCAGAGATTAAGGAACTTTTTGGCGGGG AGGAATCTTCAATCAAAGCTTCAATTGCGTTACGAAGAAGTTACAAAAAG GACTCAGCCTCCTCCTAAACTTCCTGTTGGTCCCAGCCATAAGTTTGCCAACAATTATTACCTTACCAGAGATGGGAGACGGGAATCTGTTCCAGCAACTGTTATAATGTCTTCTCGGAAAGCCCTAGCAGCTGGCAG CGAAGCACCAGCAAAGACCAAGCGTCCTGTCCTGCCTGGCCCTGAGCCAAAAGAGCTCCCGCTGTCCACTGATCAGCCGTACCTCTGA